In Pedobacter sp. SL55, the following proteins share a genomic window:
- a CDS encoding JAB domain-containing protein, whose translation MKQKEFFNVAEVQLSYNPHFKAQERPQISSSKQAYDLLISNWDKSLINFLEQAKMILLNRNNRVLGIVDLSKGGGSSTVMDTRVVFAIALKSTATSIILAHNHPSGNLRPSSDDIRITNKLKEAAKLLDLELHDHLIITENSYFSMAEERMIIF comes from the coding sequence ATGAAACAGAAAGAATTCTTTAACGTTGCCGAAGTGCAACTAAGTTACAATCCACATTTTAAAGCACAAGAGCGACCTCAAATCAGCAGTTCTAAGCAAGCTTATGATTTACTGATTAGTAATTGGGATAAGAGTTTGATTAACTTCTTAGAACAAGCTAAAATGATATTATTAAACCGAAACAATAGAGTTTTAGGAATAGTTGATTTATCAAAAGGTGGGGGAAGTTCAACGGTAATGGATACTAGGGTAGTATTTGCAATTGCATTGAAGTCGACAGCAACTAGCATTATTTTAGCTCATAATCATCCGAGTGGAAATTTAAGACCATCTAGTGATGATATAAGGATAACTAACAAGTTGAAAGAAGCTGCTAAGCTTTTGGATCTTGAGTTACATGATCATTTGATTATAACAGAAAATAGCTACTTTAGTATGGCAGAAGAAAGAATGATAATATTTTGA
- a CDS encoding DUF3732 domain-containing protein — protein sequence MGFGDADFFDLQRNLESKQKELSQKKKLDEKLKISNEQLRDDLYTVLSFYYTFLGKELSADINLPELKKLITALPSANANSVGDQNLNEQLRKVDDLIFEKKKELEIVQNLLDTIKSNNDISKNYYKNINRLKSLASIETNVSEIHCPLCEQEVEAIVDKIGVIRESNETLEEEFEKIGTYVNDTSTQNASLRKERDVLKRHLKELNIKAESLNKQILTEFSTKNEYEKGLLLKGRTEANAQNLIERNKILSNSKSDYSELEAEIEQLKNKLAGFNLKEELQRAQIILSNKMSDICDLLDFEEEFKPGKILFDLEKFSLKYSIEGKENILLSEMGSGSNWLAIHLSAFLGFLYLHSITKTSKIPSILVLDQPSQVYFPKVYKQLDEKVENEQKKVDDNIVQVKNIFKVISDEILNIETECGYKPQVIVLEHADESELEQFIKYRWSKVGSKLI from the coding sequence ATGGGATTCGGAGATGCTGATTTTTTTGATTTACAGCGAAATCTGGAAAGTAAGCAGAAAGAATTAAGTCAAAAGAAAAAGCTAGACGAGAAGTTGAAAATCAGCAATGAACAATTAAGAGACGACCTATATACTGTTTTGTCATTTTACTACACATTTTTAGGGAAAGAACTATCTGCCGATATAAATTTACCTGAACTTAAAAAACTTATTACAGCTTTGCCAAGTGCCAATGCTAACTCAGTAGGTGATCAAAATCTTAACGAACAACTTAGAAAAGTAGATGATTTGATCTTTGAGAAAAAGAAAGAATTAGAAATAGTCCAGAATTTATTAGATACAATTAAATCTAATAATGACATATCGAAAAATTATTATAAGAATATTAATCGATTAAAGTCTTTAGCGTCAATCGAAACCAATGTTAGTGAAATTCACTGTCCACTTTGCGAGCAAGAAGTGGAGGCGATAGTAGATAAAATTGGCGTAATTCGAGAATCTAATGAGACATTAGAAGAAGAGTTTGAAAAAATTGGCACATACGTAAATGATACATCAACTCAAAATGCTTCACTTAGAAAAGAGAGAGATGTCTTGAAAAGACATTTAAAAGAACTCAATATCAAAGCTGAAAGCTTAAATAAACAGATATTAACAGAGTTCAGCACTAAGAATGAATATGAAAAAGGGTTACTGTTAAAAGGAAGAACAGAAGCGAATGCTCAAAACCTCATTGAAAGAAATAAGATTTTATCAAATAGTAAAAGTGATTATTCAGAGTTAGAAGCAGAAATTGAACAACTCAAAAACAAACTTGCTGGTTTCAATCTAAAAGAAGAGTTGCAAAGAGCTCAAATAATACTAAGTAATAAGATGAGTGATATTTGTGACCTGCTTGATTTTGAAGAAGAATTCAAACCAGGTAAGATATTATTTGATCTAGAAAAATTTAGCTTGAAATACAGTATTGAAGGTAAAGAAAATATCTTGCTATCTGAGATGGGAAGTGGCTCAAACTGGTTAGCAATACATTTATCGGCATTTTTAGGCTTTTTGTATTTACATAGCATAACTAAAACTTCAAAAATACCTTCGATATTAGTGTTGGATCAACCTAGTCAAGTATACTTTCCAAAAGTTTATAAACAATTGGATGAAAAAGTAGAAAATGAACAAAAAAAAGTTGATGATAATATTGTTCAAGTAAAAAATATTTTCAAAGTAATATCTGACGAAATTTTAAATATCGAGACTGAATGTGGTTATAAACCTCAAGTAATTGTTTTAGAGCATGCCGATGAAAGCGAACTTGAACAGTTTATTAAATATCGTTGGAGTAAAGTGGGAAGTAAGTTGATTTAG
- a CDS encoding ATP-binding protein, with amino-acid sequence MQALISRICLFKDTKESRTLKFDEGLNIISGDSKTGKSAVIEIIDYCLFASRSTIPKGIITDWTDLYCIIYRVKDKHLIIGRRKNSNQMYFNVEVSSTFLEHFSIEYFYDKKLLDIDEAKREFEKHIGISVLDTRADEEEDKRKSGGKVTMRSFVPFLFQHQNLIANKHSLFYRFDDFYKRKKLLMIILY; translated from the coding sequence ATGCAAGCATTAATATCACGTATATGTCTTTTTAAAGATACTAAGGAATCACGGACACTAAAGTTCGATGAGGGATTAAATATAATTTCTGGCGATTCTAAAACAGGTAAAAGCGCAGTAATTGAGATTATCGATTATTGTTTGTTTGCAAGTAGATCTACTATTCCAAAAGGAATTATAACCGACTGGACAGATCTTTATTGCATAATATATAGAGTAAAAGACAAGCATTTAATTATTGGAAGAAGAAAAAATAGTAATCAAATGTATTTCAATGTCGAAGTTAGTTCGACTTTTCTTGAACACTTTTCCATTGAATATTTTTATGACAAGAAACTACTTGATATAGATGAAGCTAAAAGAGAATTTGAAAAGCATATCGGAATTTCTGTCTTAGATACAAGAGCTGATGAAGAAGAAGATAAGAGGAAATCTGGAGGCAAAGTAACAATGCGAAGTTTTGTGCCTTTTTTATTTCAGCATCAGAATTTAATTGCTAATAAGCATAGTCTTTTCTACAGATTTGATGATTTTTACAAGAGAAAAAAACTATTGATGATTATCCTATACTAA
- a CDS encoding three component ABC system middle component produces the protein MNIARTEEILFNPLFTSKLLLMALAGAQNNRLKTELIYYVLPLIYNKTIRDKLLKSILKEYL, from the coding sequence ATGAATATAGCTAGAACTGAAGAGATTCTCTTCAATCCATTATTTACATCTAAATTATTGCTGATGGCTTTAGCTGGAGCACAAAATAATCGTTTGAAAACGGAACTGATCTATTATGTTTTGCCGTTGATTTACAACAAAACAATACGAGATAAACTTTTGAAGAGTATTCTCAAAGAGTACCTTTAA
- a CDS encoding site-specific integrase has translation MVTLSIVLNTTKKPIQNEYPICLRITYERKSKYVSINSILNHSLYKFKCNKNNWKSAAIEDNGFGRYSKNIEDFRTLNSLLADVLTKAKELVKNYKRQQVEFSFENFINDITGKKVKTETKHYTLNSFYTKIINDLERLNKIGLATVFSDAQSQLLKFKPTAKITDVNVKFLEEFENYLRFDRKNKDTTISIKMRNLQRAINLAIDEGLFKRENYPFGEKKYSVNRRLNHKTKKRSVPIDIIGKIRDLKLDRGTGLDLARDIFMFSFYTRGMNFIDIIGLTGANIINDEIYYIRRKTKQTFYIPINEHAKTLIEKNHGKSNYLFPIYNDLIHVTLKQKYTRKKTALKKVNHDLKEVAKLIGEPNINLTTYVSRHSYATNLKHAGVPTSYISEALGHQTEEQTQTYLDEFNKGIITDLEKKIFDV, from the coding sequence ATGGTAACATTATCCATTGTTTTAAACACCACCAAAAAACCTATTCAAAATGAGTATCCTATATGTTTAAGGATTACCTACGAGAGAAAGAGCAAGTACGTTTCAATCAATTCTATATTAAATCATTCCCTTTATAAGTTTAAATGCAATAAAAACAATTGGAAATCAGCAGCCATAGAAGATAATGGTTTCGGCAGATACTCTAAAAACATTGAAGATTTTAGGACACTTAATAGTTTGTTAGCGGATGTGCTAACTAAAGCTAAAGAACTTGTAAAGAATTATAAACGCCAACAAGTTGAATTTAGCTTTGAGAATTTTATCAATGATATTACAGGAAAGAAAGTTAAAACGGAAACCAAGCATTATACTTTAAACTCATTTTATACTAAAATAATCAACGACTTAGAGCGATTAAATAAAATTGGATTGGCAACCGTCTTTAGTGATGCACAAAGTCAATTGTTGAAGTTTAAACCAACTGCTAAGATTACAGATGTCAATGTTAAATTCTTGGAGGAATTTGAGAACTATCTACGCTTTGACAGGAAGAACAAAGATACCACCATTAGCATAAAGATGAGGAACTTGCAACGGGCAATCAATTTGGCTATTGATGAGGGACTATTTAAACGTGAAAACTATCCATTTGGAGAGAAAAAGTATTCCGTAAACAGACGATTGAACCATAAAACGAAGAAACGTTCCGTACCCATTGATATTATAGGCAAAATAAGGGATTTAAAACTCGATAGAGGCACAGGTTTAGACTTGGCTAGAGATATATTTATGTTTAGCTTTTATACCAGAGGGATGAATTTTATAGATATTATCGGGCTTACAGGGGCTAATATCATTAATGATGAAATTTATTACATAAGACGCAAGACTAAGCAGACTTTTTACATCCCTATAAATGAACACGCAAAAACATTGATAGAGAAAAATCATGGTAAGAGCAATTATCTTTTCCCTATTTATAACGACCTCATCCATGTAACCCTTAAACAGAAGTACACGAGAAAGAAAACCGCACTCAAAAAGGTAAACCACGATTTAAAGGAAGTTGCCAAGTTAATAGGAGAACCTAATATAAATCTAACCACCTACGTTTCTAGACATAGCTACGCTACTAACTTGAAACATGCGGGAGTACCAACAAGCTATATAAGTGAAGCATTAGGGCATCAAACGGAAGAGCAAACACAGACCTACCTAGATGAATTTAACAAAGGAATAATTACAGATTTAGAAAAGAAAATATTTGATGTTTAA
- a CDS encoding YfhO family protein, with product MNNWFNKNGIHLAILAAFVVICFVYFSPVLQGKAPAQSDVIQSKAMQKEIMEYKDKDGKGPLWTNQMFGGMPAYQIWVQYAYNGATYGIALITKALPNPVGTVLLLLVGAYFLFITLKVNPWLAAAYAIAFAFTTYNFVLIATGHSNKALAIGFFAPIIAGILMTLRGRYLLGASLTALFLALEIRANHVQMTYYLFLSLLILVGIELYQAYKNKTLPAFGKAIGFLTGAVVIAVMINASLLWTTSEYAAETNRGKSNLTTGEAAGKEKAGMTKDYAYAWSQGVGESFTFLIPNLYGGATGIDELVKPESNLYKAVSADFSGGDPGQTTQIIQQLAQGFNMQEYWGEKPGTSGGYYFGAIVCFLYIFGLFIVRSRIKWWILATTVLFMLLSFGKNFPLVSDLFYDYFPLYNKFRAVESILAVVGLMVPILAFLALKEAQESNLEQKELVKKLTWSAGITGGFALIVAIAPTLFFTFKTSNHAEIVQGLTQALQNNAAAAQKLANALVEDRAAIARADAFRAFLFIVIGYAIVWAFLKKKLNTQLAFGLLAFSVLIDMWQVDRKYLNNKNFESKSTLANYFQPRDVDTFIASDKDPNFRVYDQSINTFNDASTSNFHKTVGGYHAAKLKRYDELIQNQFSKSVNQDVLDMLNTRYFITQDPQNGSYKMSRNATALGNAWIVKSVQFVKNSDEEMKAINSFDPKQEAIVDEQYKKLLDTTRLGADPSAFIKMENYHPDHLEYSYSAPRDVIAVFSEIYYDKGWNMYIDGEQKPYFRADYVLRAAQLPAGNHKVEFKFEPKSYYTGEKISLAGTILLVLCLGFAGYSETKKKKAA from the coding sequence ATGAATAATTGGTTCAATAAAAACGGCATCCATCTTGCCATTCTAGCAGCATTTGTTGTTATCTGTTTCGTTTATTTTAGTCCGGTTTTGCAAGGTAAAGCACCTGCGCAAAGCGATGTCATTCAGTCTAAAGCCATGCAAAAAGAAATCATGGAGTATAAAGACAAAGATGGCAAAGGCCCACTTTGGACAAACCAGATGTTTGGCGGTATGCCCGCTTACCAAATTTGGGTGCAATACGCCTACAATGGTGCTACTTATGGCATTGCGTTGATTACCAAAGCACTCCCTAATCCGGTGGGTACCGTATTATTGTTATTAGTTGGTGCTTATTTCTTATTTATTACACTCAAAGTAAACCCTTGGTTGGCTGCTGCTTATGCCATTGCTTTTGCCTTTACCACGTACAATTTTGTATTAATTGCTACCGGACACAGTAACAAAGCATTAGCTATTGGCTTTTTTGCACCAATTATTGCTGGTATTTTAATGACTTTGCGAGGCAGATACTTGCTAGGTGCAAGTTTAACCGCCCTATTTTTAGCTTTAGAAATTAGAGCTAACCACGTTCAAATGACCTATTACCTATTCCTTTCTTTATTAATTTTGGTAGGGATAGAATTATATCAAGCTTATAAAAACAAAACCTTACCTGCATTTGGAAAAGCCATCGGGTTTTTAACTGGCGCTGTAGTTATTGCAGTAATGATTAACGCCAGCTTACTTTGGACAACTTCCGAATACGCAGCAGAAACCAACCGTGGTAAATCTAATTTAACTACTGGAGAAGCGGCTGGCAAAGAAAAAGCAGGTATGACCAAAGATTATGCATACGCATGGAGCCAAGGTGTGGGCGAAAGCTTTACCTTTTTAATTCCTAATTTATACGGCGGTGCCACAGGTATTGATGAATTAGTGAAACCAGAGAGCAACTTGTATAAAGCAGTTTCTGCAGACTTTTCGGGTGGAGATCCTGGCCAAACCACTCAGATTATCCAACAGCTAGCACAAGGTTTTAACATGCAAGAATATTGGGGCGAAAAACCGGGAACTTCTGGCGGTTACTATTTTGGTGCTATTGTATGCTTCTTATACATCTTCGGTTTATTTATAGTTCGCAGCAGAATAAAATGGTGGATTTTAGCAACCACAGTATTGTTCATGTTGCTTTCGTTCGGTAAAAACTTCCCATTAGTATCAGATTTATTCTACGATTATTTCCCGCTTTACAACAAGTTTAGAGCGGTAGAATCAATCTTAGCTGTAGTTGGCTTAATGGTTCCTATATTAGCATTCCTAGCCTTAAAAGAAGCGCAAGAAAGCAACCTTGAGCAGAAAGAATTGGTTAAGAAACTAACTTGGTCGGCAGGCATAACTGGTGGTTTTGCATTAATTGTTGCCATTGCTCCTACCTTGTTTTTTACCTTTAAAACCAGCAACCATGCAGAAATTGTACAAGGCTTAACTCAAGCTTTGCAAAACAATGCTGCTGCAGCCCAAAAACTAGCGAATGCTTTGGTAGAAGATCGTGCGGCTATTGCCCGTGCCGATGCCTTTAGGGCATTCTTATTTATCGTAATTGGTTACGCTATTGTTTGGGCTTTCCTTAAAAAGAAATTAAATACCCAATTGGCGTTTGGATTGTTGGCTTTTTCTGTACTTATTGATATGTGGCAGGTAGACCGTAAATATTTAAACAACAAAAACTTCGAAAGCAAATCTACTTTGGCCAATTATTTCCAACCTAGAGATGTAGATACTTTTATTGCCAGCGATAAAGATCCCAACTTCCGTGTTTACGACCAAAGCATTAACACTTTTAACGATGCAAGCACCTCAAACTTTCATAAAACCGTAGGTGGCTACCATGCTGCAAAATTAAAAAGATACGACGAATTGATCCAAAATCAGTTCTCGAAAAGCGTGAACCAAGACGTATTAGATATGCTAAATACACGGTACTTCATTACGCAAGACCCGCAAAATGGTTCGTATAAAATGAGCAGAAATGCTACCGCTTTAGGTAATGCTTGGATTGTAAAAAGCGTGCAGTTCGTGAAAAACTCAGACGAGGAGATGAAGGCCATCAACAGTTTTGATCCTAAACAAGAAGCTATTGTTGACGAGCAGTACAAAAAATTATTAGACACTACGCGTTTAGGTGCAGACCCATCGGCTTTCATTAAAATGGAAAACTACCATCCAGATCATTTAGAGTATAGCTACAGCGCACCTAGAGATGTAATTGCGGTATTTTCTGAGATTTATTACGATAAAGGTTGGAATATGTACATCGATGGCGAGCAAAAGCCTTACTTCAGAGCCGATTATGTTTTACGTGCGGCACAGCTACCTGCGGGTAACCACAAAGTAGAATTTAAGTTCGAACCTAAATCTTATTACACTGGAGAGAAAATTTCGTTAGCTGGAACCATACTTTTGGTGCTTTGCTTAGGCTTTGCCGGGTACAGCGAAACTAAAAAGAAGAAAGCAGCCTAA
- the folP gene encoding dihydropteroate synthase, with protein sequence MAKDTFLNRKHTLNCKGKLIDISKPSVMAILNITPDSFYQNSRVGTVNDALEQTAKFLEAGAKFVDIGAYSSRPGAKDVSEKEEIERLLPIVQAINKAFPETLISVDTFRAKVAEEAINAGAHIINDIAAGNLDEKMFETVARLQVPYIMMHMKGTPQTMQIDPTYENVSKEVFSYFSEKIKTLNQLGVKDVILDPGFGFAKTLDHNYELLRNMQILNFFELPLLVGFSRKSMITKALNIKTEEALNGTTVLNTTSLLKGASILRVHDVKEAVECVELANRLIG encoded by the coding sequence ATGGCTAAAGATACATTTTTAAACCGAAAACACACGCTAAACTGTAAAGGTAAACTAATTGACATCAGTAAACCTTCGGTTATGGCTATTCTAAATATCACTCCAGATTCATTTTATCAAAACAGTCGTGTGGGCACTGTAAACGATGCACTGGAGCAAACTGCAAAATTTTTAGAAGCAGGTGCGAAGTTTGTAGACATTGGCGCTTATTCTTCTCGCCCAGGCGCAAAAGATGTTAGTGAAAAAGAAGAAATTGAACGTTTATTACCGATTGTCCAAGCAATTAACAAAGCATTTCCAGAAACGTTGATTTCTGTAGATACTTTTAGAGCTAAAGTGGCCGAAGAAGCCATCAACGCTGGCGCACATATCATTAACGACATTGCTGCTGGCAATTTAGACGAGAAAATGTTTGAAACGGTAGCCAGACTGCAAGTGCCCTACATTATGATGCACATGAAAGGTACGCCGCAGACCATGCAAATAGACCCAACTTACGAAAATGTAAGCAAGGAAGTTTTCAGCTATTTCAGCGAGAAAATCAAAACTTTAAATCAATTGGGCGTAAAAGATGTCATTTTAGACCCCGGCTTCGGTTTTGCCAAAACACTCGATCACAATTATGAGCTTTTGAGAAACATGCAAATACTCAACTTTTTTGAGTTGCCATTGCTGGTAGGCTTCTCCAGAAAATCGATGATTACCAAAGCACTAAACATCAAAACTGAAGAAGCACTAAATGGAACCACAGTACTGAATACCACCTCCCTACTTAAAGGCGCCAGTATTTTACGGGTACACGATGTAAAAGAAGCAGTTGAGTGCGTGGAGTTGGCAAATAGGTTAATTGGTTAA
- a CDS encoding DUF1599 domain-containing protein, with amino-acid sequence MAANTSLEYDQVIAVCKSLFIKKTKDYGTAWRILRPASITDQIFIKAQRIRTLEEKKISKVGEDITSEYIGIINYCVMAILQLELGEAEPKELDVLVTEAYYDERVQETKNLMLAKNHDYGEAWRDMRISSLTDLILMKILRVKQIEDNDGQTVASEGIKANYQDMLNYAVFALIKLGVG; translated from the coding sequence TTGGCAGCAAATACTTCTCTAGAATACGATCAGGTTATAGCGGTTTGTAAATCGTTATTTATTAAAAAAACAAAAGATTATGGTACCGCTTGGCGCATTTTACGTCCGGCTTCTATTACCGATCAAATCTTTATCAAAGCACAGCGCATTAGAACTTTAGAAGAGAAAAAGATTTCGAAAGTAGGGGAAGATATCACTTCTGAATACATAGGGATCATTAACTATTGTGTAATGGCTATTTTGCAACTGGAATTAGGCGAAGCCGAACCAAAAGAGTTGGATGTACTTGTTACCGAAGCTTATTACGACGAACGTGTGCAAGAAACTAAAAACTTGATGTTAGCTAAAAACCATGATTATGGCGAAGCTTGGCGTGACATGCGCATCAGTTCTTTAACGGATTTGATTTTGATGAAAATCTTGAGGGTTAAGCAAATTGAAGATAATGATGGCCAAACTGTAGCTTCTGAAGGCATCAAAGCTAATTATCAGGATATGTTGAACTATGCAGTTTTTGCATTGATTAAATTGGGAGTAGGGTAA
- a CDS encoding BT_3928 family protein, with product MVKKALFQFSKWFVGILFIFSGLIKANDPIGFGYKLQEYFEVFHIGFLNGWATGIAILLCVLEILFGALLLLGIFRNFVVKGLLATIIFFTFLTFVSAAFKVVTSCGCFGDAIPLTPWQSFSKDVVLLILIVFIYINRSLIKPISEQPGVQSGIFGGVFTASLLFSTFTYTRFPIIDFLPYKVGSSIPENMKIPEGAPVDEYLIMYDLKNKKTGETKAMSDKDYMEKEVWKDENWEVTGSPSRKLIKKGYEVKIKDLMITDASGTDYTKEIVENPYYSLVVVAYNLNETNENAVAEINALALNAAEQFNIRTVLLTSNSAQDAQKFSKRMKLFMEVFYADAVPLKSMVRANPGILLLKNGTIVNKWHYHTLPSFDELTEKYFSK from the coding sequence ATGGTAAAAAAAGCGCTTTTTCAGTTTTCTAAATGGTTTGTAGGTATCCTGTTTATTTTCTCAGGATTAATTAAAGCAAATGATCCAATTGGTTTTGGCTATAAACTGCAAGAGTATTTCGAAGTTTTTCATATCGGTTTTTTAAACGGTTGGGCAACGGGTATTGCCATTTTGCTTTGTGTACTCGAAATTTTGTTTGGTGCACTTTTACTGCTAGGGATTTTTAGAAATTTCGTAGTAAAAGGTTTATTGGCAACTATCATTTTCTTTACTTTTTTAACTTTCGTTTCGGCGGCATTTAAAGTAGTTACTTCTTGTGGTTGTTTTGGCGATGCTATTCCACTTACACCTTGGCAATCTTTTTCTAAAGATGTGGTATTGCTAATTCTAATTGTGTTTATCTATATCAACAGAAGTTTAATTAAACCTATTTCCGAGCAACCAGGTGTGCAAAGTGGCATATTTGGAGGTGTTTTTACTGCGTCTTTACTGTTTAGTACCTTTACTTACACGAGATTTCCGATCATCGATTTTCTACCCTACAAAGTTGGTTCAAGTATTCCCGAGAATATGAAAATACCCGAAGGTGCGCCAGTGGATGAGTATTTGATTATGTACGACTTGAAGAATAAAAAAACTGGCGAAACCAAAGCCATGAGCGACAAGGACTACATGGAAAAAGAGGTGTGGAAAGACGAAAATTGGGAAGTTACAGGTTCGCCGTCGCGTAAGCTCATTAAAAAAGGTTACGAGGTAAAAATTAAAGATTTGATGATTACCGATGCTTCTGGAACCGACTATACTAAAGAAATTGTGGAAAACCCTTATTATAGTTTGGTGGTAGTAGCTTACAACCTAAACGAAACTAACGAAAATGCTGTTGCCGAGATTAATGCGCTAGCACTAAATGCGGCAGAGCAGTTCAATATCCGTACGGTATTGCTTACTTCAAACTCGGCGCAAGATGCACAGAAGTTTAGTAAAAGAATGAAGCTATTTATGGAAGTGTTTTACGCAGATGCCGTGCCTTTAAAAAGTATGGTAAGGGCAAATCCGGGTATTTTGTTGCTTAAAAATGGTACCATTGTAAACAAATGGCACTACCATACACTGCCATCTTTTGATGAATTAACCGAAAAATACTTCTCTAAATAA
- a CDS encoding ABC transporter permease, translating into MGIYALRKFLYGLAVMAGVVAVVFVLFNILPGDPARMTMGQRSDVQSLEAVRKEFGLDKSKPVQFFLYVNDLSPISVHQNTTENQEKYGYVKLFKVGKDAWVLKKPYLRRSYQTKRDVTTILSETVPNTFVLALTAMIFATIIGVFLGVLSAVYKGTWIDKAANMFAILGISAPAFFAGIIIAWLFGFVLSDYTGLNMSGSLFSYDPFEGEIMTLRNLWLPMITLGLRPLAIIVQLTRSAMLDVLSQDYIRTARAKGLSRKTIIYKHALKNALNPVITAISGWFASLLAGSFFVEYIFGYNGLGRTTVYALEMSDFPVVMGSILFIAFVFVVVNILVDLLYAWIDPRVKLA; encoded by the coding sequence ATGGGTATCTACGCACTTAGAAAATTCTTGTATGGCTTAGCGGTAATGGCAGGCGTAGTAGCAGTGGTGTTTGTGCTGTTCAATATTTTGCCTGGCGACCCAGCTCGTATGACCATGGGGCAACGCTCAGATGTACAATCTTTAGAAGCAGTGCGCAAAGAATTTGGTTTAGATAAATCTAAGCCTGTGCAATTCTTCTTGTACGTAAACGATTTGTCGCCCATTAGTGTTCACCAAAATACAACCGAAAACCAAGAGAAATACGGCTATGTTAAGTTGTTTAAAGTAGGAAAAGATGCTTGGGTGCTTAAGAAGCCCTATTTGCGCCGCTCGTACCAAACCAAACGCGATGTAACCACTATTTTATCAGAAACGGTACCCAATACCTTTGTTTTAGCACTAACCGCTATGATTTTTGCAACTATTATTGGGGTTTTTCTAGGTGTGCTCTCTGCCGTTTACAAAGGCACTTGGATAGATAAGGCTGCAAATATGTTCGCTATTTTAGGTATATCGGCTCCGGCCTTTTTCGCAGGAATTATCATAGCTTGGTTGTTTGGTTTTGTATTGTCAGATTATACCGGCTTAAATATGAGTGGTAGTTTATTCAGTTACGACCCTTTCGAAGGCGAAATCATGACCCTACGAAATTTGTGGCTGCCTATGATTACGTTGGGGCTTCGTCCGTTGGCAATTATTGTGCAGTTAACCCGCAGTGCCATGTTAGATGTGCTTTCTCAAGATTACATCCGTACAGCTAGAGCAAAAGGCTTATCCCGTAAAACGATTATATATAAGCACGCCTTAAAGAACGCTTTAAATCCAGTAATTACTGCCATTTCTGGATGGTTTGCATCGTTGTTGGCGGGTTCGTTTTTTGTAGAATATATTTTTGGTTATAACGGTTTAGGGCGTACTACTGTTTATGCCTTAGAAATGTCCGATTTTCCAGTAGTAATGGGGTCGATTTTATTTATCGCCTTTGTTTTTGTGGTGGTAAATATCTTGGTAGATTTGCTTTACGCTTGGATTGATCCTAGAGTGAAATTGGCTTAA
- a CDS encoding shikimate kinase — translation MKIFLVGFMGCGKSTKAKQLANLLECPVIDIDAVIVAQQGMSIADYFAANGEAAFRQLENKVLKSFDYPETCVVATGGGLPCYFDNMQWMNESGITVYLEMTPPQLVSRLHNREKRPLLKGMDDEQLLAFIIGKLEERNVFYRQSKLVINSFDLEPKVLLDEVNKLMG, via the coding sequence ATGAAAATTTTCCTAGTAGGATTTATGGGCTGCGGTAAAAGCACCAAAGCAAAACAACTCGCTAATTTGTTAGAATGCCCCGTAATTGATATTGATGCCGTGATTGTAGCACAACAGGGCATGAGTATAGCCGATTATTTTGCTGCCAATGGCGAGGCTGCTTTTCGCCAGCTAGAAAATAAAGTGCTTAAGTCTTTCGATTACCCCGAAACTTGCGTAGTGGCTACAGGCGGTGGTTTACCTTGTTATTTCGATAATATGCAATGGATGAATGAAAGCGGAATTACAGTTTATTTAGAGATGACACCGCCTCAATTGGTTTCGCGTTTGCACAACAGAGAAAAACGTCCGTTGTTAAAAGGGATGGATGATGAACAACTATTAGCTTTCATTATCGGTAAATTGGAAGAAAGAAATGTGTTTTACCGCCAATCTAAATTGGTAATTAATTCGTTTGATTTAGAGCCTAAGGTGTTATTAGACGAAGTAAATAAGTTGATGGGGTAG